In bacterium, one DNA window encodes the following:
- the ndhC gene encoding NADH-quinone oxidoreductase subunit A yields MTDTSYLAIVILLGIGVAIAAVMVVGSWLLGPRRPTPYKLAPYECGMTPEGNARERFPVKFYLIAMLFIIFDIESIFLYPWYAVFNNKNLFINPATGQTDMRLWQNFKVFTFCEVAVFLALLALGYVYLIRKRAFTWEDMTGPAEVNEPNALTGSASKSEGEG; encoded by the coding sequence ATGACTGATACTAGTTATTTAGCGATAGTTATTCTGCTGGGCATTGGAGTAGCTATAGCTGCAGTCATGGTTGTCGGTTCCTGGCTATTGGGACCGAGACGCCCAACTCCTTATAAACTCGCGCCCTATGAATGCGGCATGACGCCCGAGGGTAATGCGCGAGAACGGTTCCCCGTTAAGTTTTATCTCATCGCAATGCTGTTTATCATCTTCGATATCGAATCGATTTTTCTCTACCCCTGGTACGCTGTTTTCAATAATAAGAACCTGTTCATTAATCCTGCTACAGGGCAGACGGATATGCGTTTGTGGCAAAATTTCAAGGTTTTTACTTTTTGTGAAGTAGCTGTGTTTTTGGCGTTATTGGCGCTTGGTTATGTCTATTTAATTCGAAAACGAGCTTTTACATGGGAAGATATGACCGGCCCAGCAGAAGTGAATGAGCCGAATGCTTTGACGGGCAGTGCATCTAAGTCTGAAGGAGAGGGGTAA